atttttgtgGTTTGCCACTAATATTGACTAATGCCTAACCATTAGCTAAATTTAATATTAGGGGTTGTATAGGATAGTCTGTCACTCCTTGTGCATTCATCTGATTAGTGATTATTAATTGTAATAttaacacttgccttttgaataAGCTAgataaaaatattctttttcgtgaAGGTACAGGAGTTATTTTATTTGTTGATATAAGGCGGATGAATTCATTGTCTTGTTGATCTAGCGGTAAGCGGTGTCGTTACCATATATAGGAGGTGAAGATCACTACCGTTCCGTAAATCTTAATGctgcctcctttactttctttctctattttttatttattttttgtgacGATTCGAGACTAACTTGCATGCACCTCAATTAATACATAACTTACATGGTACCTCTACCAACACATGTATTGTATAACTCTATCCATCAAAACTTAGACAGATGAGAAGAAACTACTTAATTTTTAGCATCTATTGGGTTTTACACCTTTGGGTCTACCATGCATCTATTGGGTTTTAAACCTTTGGGTCTACCATGATCATTTTAATTTCACTGACCACTAAGTCACACTTCTTTAAGTGTTTCCCTTCCTTCCTAAGTTAGTccacgtttcagatttcatgggAATTCGTCTTTGATGCAGCCTTGGGAAGCATTTGAATGATCCGCTTGAATTCTTCGAATATCTGGCATTAGTTGTAAAAGTCATACTGCGAATTCCAGGTCAATTTCGAGTAAGGTAAAAGAGACTAAAAGAATTTACTGACATGCAAAATTAGAAATCCAATGTCGCAGTGACCAAAATACTTCGACATAGTTCGCATCTTTACTATTGAATTTTATCCATATCAATGCTAGAGGGTTAAGAGAGCAGTACATCCATCCTTTCAATTCTAGACAGTATTTTGATTTGCAAATGGGTACGGAAAGGTGCAGATTGTAGAACACGAGCAACTGCCACTATTAAATGACCAACGCCGTTTACTCTTTAACATTTTTCTGAAATGATGAAAACAAGAAGAGCAGAGTTGAATAATTGCGTGGCAAATGTTTGAAGATATATCGGTTACCAAACAGTCCTGTCTGAATTTGCATTACATTCAATGCACCACCAAGGAAACTTTTGCTTCTGTTCCCCGCCGGATTTGGCATCCCCACAAACAATTTCTTGTTTCTATTTTCGATACACCTCGTTTATCAACAACGTAATATGAAGGAACATTTCTAGATTATAGCCCTCTGCGTTCACCTCAACCCAAAAATTTCcggaaaaataaaatgaaaggaacTCTATTTTTATTACCATCAACATTCCAGTCATTTTTCTTATTTATGAAATCCTCATACAGTCGTCAAAAAAATGTCATTCCAAAATCAAATACGGACACTTATTTCCTTTACTTGTATTAATTAAAAGCTAAAGCACTTTCTAGTTTCTATATATTTGCAATGTGTAGCTACttataaatttgaataaaagaagaAAGTTCATAGTATTAAACAAAAATAGTTAAAACCATACtgaatttttggatatcaaataaaGCAATATAGATACAAAAGTTTATTGTAACCAGTAAAATAATTAAGATACACGCAATCTAGTTCAGTAGAACagtaggggtcgtttggttggaaacaagttaccccaggataacttatcctgggattagttattccaccctcctAGAGGgctaaaataacactacaattcAGGGATTAGTTATACCACCATTTAATTTCAACCAAATATGGGATAaattcatctcaaatataatcccgggattatttatccttatctattgtaccaaacgagccctaataCACGCAATGTTGTAGTCGGTCAAGGTACATGCAATCTAGTCCGAAGATGTCTCAACTAATATACGAGTGAGACATAGTTGATAGTTTGAGTGAGTGATACGTATAAACAACAAAAGACGGCAAAAACAGTCGCTCTGCTTTGAAAAGCAAATTACCAATTTCGAGCTTtaataaccaacaacataaagcaCTCTTTTATTAGCCAGCCACGAAACATCCTTGGGCATCGTCCCTACTAGAAATTGGTACTATTTAGATACAGTGGCTTTTTGTAATGCCAACTTTCAAATAATCACACCATAGCCATGGTATCATCTCTGATTTCTCTCTCCAATCAGTCAAGATTAAAAGACAAATTCAGGAAAACAGAACAAACCATCTGACTGCTTTCTTGACTTTCGATCTAATCACTTTCGCTCCGGCTCGGTTTTGAGGAGGTAAATCCAACCTGATTAATAAGTTTAATTTGCACCAAAAAACATAAACTATAGTGTAATTAAACAAATGAGAGAGGCAATGAGATAGGTCATCAAAATGCACCTGATAATCATCACTGCTGGGAATCCAGTCATTTGTCGCTGGATTAGTCTTGAACACTCTGGCTCTGCCATTCTCTTGACCACCATTCAATTGAAGATTGTAAATGTTTCCATCCGTTTGATCAACCGCCTTAATGAACCCACTTCCGGTCTGCCAAAAATTAAACATTAGCCCAATAAAAAATAGGAACAATATAAACTGCCTTTATATCTTTGATTCATCTCTACCCACGGGCGGTGCTAGGGGTGCAGGGGGTTCGTCCTAATCCCCTTCCCCGAAAAATTGCACAGCGTATACAAGGTTAGATGTTGAATCCTCTTAGCTTCTTCATGTATTCACTTTATGTTTTAGATTCCCCTAATGAAAATTCTTGCTCCGCTACTGTCTCTAACTAGAGGTTGATGCAACCTATTGAATATGGTCTAATTGAACCCACAATTTCCTACACGAATCAGTAATGTGTGaaaaaatagtactccctccgtcccattttatgtgGGACCTTTCGCATTTTGAGATTCAAACAACCTTTCTTTGATCGTAatttttcatatatcttttaaatattttgaattgtcaattattgtgacttatagtgcTTTTAAAGTAGTTTCCAAACATGTAAAATTTAATTCAAAAAACATAAATATTCCATACCCGAATTCACGGTGAAAATTAAACCGTCTGACTTTCAAAATTTGAAGTGTAACACATAAATTGTGACAGAGTGAGTACTAAAATTTCAACAAGTATCAAATTCTGCAGTCATAAATTCAAAAGTACAATATAGTTAGAATTCGCCTATATGTCTCAAGACAAAGTAAAGAATTAAAGATGTAAGGGTAGAAAGATAAAGAGCAGAGAACCGTGTGATGCTGTTTGTCAATGGAAACCAACTCATCATAGTACTGAGTTTCCACAAACTCTTCTTGCTCCGAGCAATTAGTTTCCGAAAAGACACTACCACCCtgaccaaaaatttaaaaaaggaCAGATCAGAGAAAGTATAATTGCACCAAAAAGGTGGTATGAAAGTTGAAACATACTTGAGATTGAAGAGATCGGAGATTGTCAAGCTCAGGAATAGGGATATCCTCTAAAGGGGAAGTGGGGTTGACTGAATATTCAGGTTCACTGCGGTTAGGTTTTGGGAGTCTTTTAGGTGCTTGTGCTTCGAACAGCGCTTTGACTTCATTGGCGATCCGCAACTGCTCATCTTCGTCTAAAACTTCGTCACTCCGGCTAGGTTTCGTCACCGTTACATGTCGTTCCATGACGTAACAAAGCTATTAGGTGTAGGTCGTCGACGCCTAGTGATATTACTAGTATATTGAAGACATTCCACGTTACAGTTCACAACAAAACCATGGGCGCATTCTCCACTGTTGCTACTTGCCACGTCTCTCCGTCTCACCAAACGTTTAATTTAATGCTCTACGTTTTAACATGTCAATTGAACTAACTTAAGGGTAGAATTCATCAAAAAGTTCTTGTAAAATGTTAAAATTCGTAGTAAAAAATTtattactcccttcgtcccaatttatgtcatattttttgcttttcgagagtcaCTTTGCTTATAATTTAAGCTAAATTGTATTAGATTAACTCAATCAGTtaatattaaaatttatatactccctccgtttcaatttaagtgttttactttTATTGGAGGATCTTATATTGGAAGATCTTATGGGATCACTTACACAATCAGAGGGATATATTTCCTTACTTATATGAATCAGATTATTTGTAATTAATTGTAAAGATATGTTTCCTTAGTTATAGAGATACAACTTGTATATATAATAGAGAGCTATTATCAATAAAATCAGTTCACTCGGGTAATCCCATTTTACATGTTATCAGAAGCGTGTTAAAAGATCCTGAGATTTCTTTTTGTTCAGTCATGGGAACTGAAGGACGGAGTGATAAAAGCACGGGAGAACTAGCAAGTCTGCCTCAACTCAAAGTTGCAGATGCTTCTCCCTATTCCTTGCATCCATCCGATCACCCAGGTTTGATTTTTGTTACCGATCCTCTTAGCGAAAATGGAGAAAACTATTTCACTTGGAGAAGAACTTTTCTTAACGCACTGCACTCTAAAAACAAGGCTGGATTTGTTAATGGAACCGTCGAGAGACCAAAAGAAAACTCTCAGGATTTACAGCCATGGATACAGTGCAATGCCATTGTGCTTTCATGGCTTACGAATGCAATTGCCAAAGAACTGCAGGGTAGTGCCGCACGTGTTGAAACTGCCAGAGAAATTTGGGTAGATCTGGAAGAGCGATTTACCCAAGGAAG
Above is a genomic segment from Lycium barbarum isolate Lr01 chromosome 12, ASM1917538v2, whole genome shotgun sequence containing:
- the LOC132621163 gene encoding uncharacterized protein LOC132621163, with protein sequence MERHVTVTKPSRSDEVLDEDEQLRIANEVKALFEAQAPKRLPKPNRSEPEYSVNPTSPLEDIPIPELDNLRSLQSQGGSVFSETNCSEQEEFVETQYYDELVSIDKQHHTTGSGFIKAVDQTDGNIYNLQLNGGQENGRARVFKTNPATNDWIPSSDDYQVGFTSSKPSRSESD
- the LOC132624710 gene encoding uncharacterized protein LOC132624710, with the translated sequence MGTEGRSDKSTGELASLPQLKVADASPYSLHPSDHPGLIFVTDPLSENGENYFTWRRTFLNALHSKNKAGFVNGTVERPKENSQDLQPWIQCNAIVLSWLTNAIAKELQGSAARVETAREIWVDLEERFTQGSGLPK